A region of Chloracidobacterium sp. DNA encodes the following proteins:
- a CDS encoding type II toxin-antitoxin system VapC family toxin, with the protein MKKPKSIVLDSWAILAYFQDEPSGEKVADLIADSQEAGIPLLMSVVNVGEVWYSIARRRSAKDADEAVREIRAIGIDFVEADWELTSTAAAYKAKGAISYADCFAAALVVRTANSSDQTSCTLVTGDPEFKQVETEIEIVWL; encoded by the coding sequence ATGAAAAAACCAAAATCGATCGTGCTCGATTCGTGGGCAATCCTTGCATACTTCCAAGACGAGCCGTCCGGCGAAAAGGTCGCCGATCTCATAGCCGACTCGCAGGAAGCGGGCATTCCGCTTCTAATGAGCGTTGTAAATGTGGGCGAGGTCTGGTACTCAATCGCCCGTCGGCGTTCTGCAAAAGACGCCGACGAAGCTGTACGTGAGATCCGGGCAATCGGTATCGACTTTGTCGAAGCCGATTGGGAACTAACAAGCACCGCCGCCGCCTACAAAGCAAAAGGCGCCATCTCCTACGCCGACTGCTTCGCCGCCGCCCTCGTTGTCAGAACCGCAAACAGCAGCGACCAGACTTCCTGCACCCTCGTTACCGGCGACCCCGAGTTCAAACAAGTCGAAA
- a CDS encoding AbrB/MazE/SpoVT family DNA-binding domain-containing protein, which yields METTATTKGQVVIPSSVRRKLGIKTGTRIHVKLDEANAQIILTPITREYIHSLRGKFRGAGLVEELEASRARDREREDRDR from the coding sequence ATGGAAACAACAGCTACAACCAAAGGACAAGTAGTAATACCCTCATCGGTTCGTAGAAAACTCGGCATAAAAACTGGCACGCGCATTCACGTCAAGCTTGACGAAGCGAACGCTCAGATCATACTCACGCCGATCACGCGCGAATACATTCATAGCCTTCGCGGGAAGTTTCGCGGTGCGGGACTGGTTGAGGAACTTGAGGCTTCGCGGGCCCGCGACCGAGAAAGGGAAGATAGAGATCGTTAA